The proteins below are encoded in one region of Sminthopsis crassicaudata isolate SCR6 chromosome 1, ASM4859323v1, whole genome shotgun sequence:
- the WDR82 gene encoding WD repeat-containing protein 82 has protein sequence MKLTDIVLRSFRVAKVFRENSDKINCFDFSPNGETVISSSDDDSIVLYDCQEGKPKRTLYSKKYGVDLIRYTHAANTVVYSSNKIDDTIRYLSLHDNKYIRYFPGHNKRVVALSMSPIDDTFISGSLDKTIRLWDLRSPNCQGLMHLQGKPVCSFDPEGLIFAAGVNSEMVKLYDLRSFDKGPFATFKMQYDRNCEWTGLKFSNDGKLILISTNGSFIRLIDAFKGAVMHTFGGYNNSKAVTLEASFTPDSQFIMIGSDDGKIHVWNGESGIKVAVLDGKHTGPITCLQFNPKFMTFASACSNMAFWLPTIDD, from the exons ATGAAGCTCACGGACATCGTGCTGCGGAGCTTCCGCGTGGCCAAGGTGTTCCGGGAGAACTCGGACAAGATCAACTGCTTCGATTTCAGCCCCAATGGCGAGACGGTCATCTCGAGCAGCGACGACGACTCCATCGTCCTGTACGACTGTCAGGAGGGCAA accaaagagaacattgtacagtaAGAAGTATGGAGTAGACCTAATCAGATACACACATGCAGCAAACACTGTAGTGTACAGCTCTAACAAAATAGATG ATACAATCCGCTACCTGTCCTTGCATGATAACAAATACATCCGGTACTTTCCTGGACATAACAAGAG GGTGGTAGCCTTGTCCATGTCACCAATAGATGACACTTTTATCTCTGGGTCTCTGGATAAAACCATCCGACTCTGGGACCTTCGGTCTCCTAATTGCCAG gGCCTAATGCATCTCCAAGGAAAACCTGTTTGTTCTTTTGACCCAGAAGGGTTAATTTTTGCTGCTGGCGTCAATTCTGAAATGGTTAAACTTTATGATCTTCGCTCCTTTGATAAG gGGCCATTTGCTACCTTCAAAATGCAATATGATAGGAACTGTGAGTGGACAGGATTAAAGTTCAGCAATGACGGCAAACTCATCCTTATATCTACCAATGGCAGTTTCATCCGTCTGATTGATGCATTTAAGGGAGCAGTGATGCACACATTTGGG GGATATAACAACAGCAAAGCTGTCACATTGGAAGCCTCTTTCACTCCAGATTCTCAATTTATTATGATTG GCTCTGATGATGGTAAAATTCACGTCTGGAACGGAGAAAGTGGCATAAAGGTGGCTGTGTTGGATGGGAAACATACTGGTCCCATAACCTGTTTGCAATTCAACCCCAAGTTCATGACCTTTGCCAGTGCATGTTCTAACATG GCGTTCTGGCTTCCCACCATTGATGACTGA